One Synechococcus sp. CC9605 genomic window carries:
- a CDS encoding mannose-1-phosphate guanylyltransferase/mannose-6-phosphate isomerase, giving the protein MAATPLIPVILCGGTGTRLWPLSRASYPKQYWPLSGDGEATLLQQTQQRLTGLEALAAPLLICNEDHRFIVAEQMRQIGVEPNAILLEPMGRNTAPAVTVAALQATANGEDPLLLVLAADHLIRDGAQFRQAINAGRKPAEVGRLVTFGIVPTAPETGYGYIEASEPFSLGEPAHVPIKRFVEKPDQATAEQFLATGRFTWNSGMFLFRASAMLAELERLAPEVVSCCRAALEQDTADLEFHRLEREAFAKCPNVAIDVAVMEKTELGSVLPLDAGWSDVGSWSALWDTSEQKDSQGNVLQGHVIAEDSHDCYLRSEHRLVVGLGVENLVVVETDDAVLIADRSKAQEIKTVVKQLEAEGSPEGKAHRKIYRPWGHYTGVVEDSRWQVKRISVKPGASLSLQMHHHRAEHWVVVKGTALVERDGEEQLVGENQSTYIPMGCKHRLSNPGRIPVELIEIQSGTYLGEDDIVRFQDRYGRSDMSISAS; this is encoded by the coding sequence ATGGCCGCGACACCGCTGATTCCTGTGATCCTTTGCGGAGGAACCGGCACACGCCTGTGGCCGCTGTCGCGGGCGAGTTACCCCAAGCAGTACTGGCCCTTAAGCGGTGACGGCGAAGCGACGCTGCTGCAGCAGACCCAGCAACGGCTGACAGGGCTCGAGGCCTTAGCGGCTCCCTTGCTGATCTGCAATGAAGACCACCGCTTCATCGTGGCCGAGCAGATGCGCCAGATCGGCGTGGAGCCCAACGCGATCCTGCTGGAACCGATGGGCCGCAACACCGCCCCGGCGGTGACGGTGGCCGCACTGCAGGCCACGGCCAACGGCGAGGACCCCCTGCTGCTGGTGCTGGCGGCGGATCATCTGATCCGTGATGGAGCTCAGTTCCGCCAGGCCATCAACGCCGGCCGCAAGCCGGCCGAAGTAGGCCGCCTGGTGACCTTCGGCATCGTGCCGACGGCCCCGGAAACCGGCTATGGCTACATCGAGGCCAGCGAACCGTTCTCCCTCGGAGAACCCGCCCACGTGCCAATCAAGCGCTTCGTGGAGAAGCCCGACCAGGCCACAGCAGAGCAGTTCCTAGCCACAGGTCGCTTCACCTGGAACAGCGGCATGTTCCTGTTCCGCGCCAGCGCCATGCTGGCGGAACTGGAACGGCTGGCCCCGGAGGTGGTGAGCTGCTGCCGGGCCGCTCTGGAACAGGACACTGCAGACCTGGAATTTCATCGGCTGGAACGGGAGGCCTTTGCCAAGTGCCCCAACGTCGCCATTGATGTGGCCGTGATGGAAAAAACAGAACTGGGCAGTGTGCTGCCCCTGGATGCGGGCTGGAGTGATGTGGGCAGCTGGAGTGCCCTCTGGGACACCTCAGAACAAAAGGATTCCCAAGGAAATGTGCTGCAGGGCCACGTAATAGCCGAAGACAGCCACGACTGTTATTTACGCAGCGAACACCGTCTGGTGGTGGGCCTCGGCGTCGAGAACCTTGTGGTGGTGGAAACCGACGACGCCGTGTTGATTGCGGACCGCTCCAAGGCCCAGGAGATCAAGACCGTTGTGAAGCAGCTGGAGGCCGAGGGCAGTCCGGAGGGCAAAGCCCACCGCAAGATCTATCGCCCCTGGGGCCATTACACCGGTGTCGTGGAAGACAGCCGCTGGCAGGTGAAACGGATCTCAGTGAAACCTGGAGCCAGCCTTTCCTTGCAGATGCATCACCATCGTGCTGAGCACTGGGTGGTGGTGAAGGGCACGGCCCTGGTGGAACGAGACGGCGAAGAGCAGCTGGTGGGAGAAAACCAGAGCACCTACATCCCGATGGGCTGCAAACACCGCCTGTCCAACCCAGGCCGGATTCCCGTGGAATTAATCGAGATTCAAAGCGGAACCTACCTTGGCGAAGACGACATCGTGCGCTTCCAGGACCGCTATGGCCGTAGTGATATGAGCATTAGTGCCAGCTGA
- the rimM gene encoding ribosome maturation factor RimM (Essential for efficient processing of 16S rRNA), with product MAESNDWLSVGKIVAVQGLLGELRVNPASDFPERFTVPGPRWLRSRQGGEPSEIQLKKGRQLPGKSLFVVRFEGVDNRSAAETLVGMELLVPADDRPELAEGEFHLLDLVGLKARLTADGPAIGTVSDLISGGNDLLEITTSDGRKLLIPFVEAIVPEVKLKAGWLLLTPPPGLLEL from the coding sequence ATGGCGGAGAGCAACGACTGGCTCAGCGTCGGCAAGATCGTAGCGGTCCAAGGGCTGCTGGGGGAACTTCGCGTAAACCCCGCCAGCGATTTCCCCGAGCGCTTCACAGTGCCGGGACCCCGGTGGCTGCGCAGCCGCCAAGGCGGGGAACCCAGTGAGATCCAACTCAAGAAAGGCCGACAACTTCCCGGAAAATCACTCTTTGTGGTGCGCTTTGAAGGAGTCGACAACCGGAGTGCCGCAGAAACCCTGGTGGGCATGGAGCTGCTGGTGCCCGCGGACGATCGACCCGAACTGGCGGAGGGCGAATTTCACCTGCTTGATCTAGTGGGACTGAAGGCACGACTCACGGCCGATGGTCCCGCCATCGGCACGGTGAGTGATCTGATCAGTGGCGGCAACGACCTGCTGGAAATCACGACCAGCGACGGCCGCAAGTTGCTGATTCCATTCGTTGAGGCGATCGTGCCGGAGGTGAAGCTCAAGGCGGGCTGGCTGCTGCTTACCCCGCCACCGGGCCTGCTGGAGCTCTAA
- a CDS encoding NAD(P)H dehydrogenase subunit NdhS — MASATAPILPGFTVTVADVTSIYNGYTGFVQRISGDRAAVLFEGGNWDKLVTLRLKDLQPA; from the coding sequence ATGGCGTCTGCAACCGCTCCGATCCTCCCCGGCTTCACCGTCACCGTGGCGGATGTCACCTCGATCTACAACGGTTACACCGGCTTTGTTCAGCGCATTAGCGGCGACCGTGCGGCCGTTCTGTTCGAAGGTGGCAACTGGGACAAGTTGGTGACCCTGCGCTTGAAGGACCTTCAGCCGGCCTAG
- a CDS encoding ion transporter, which translates to MGAERSLRQRLRATVLEANTPAGKTYNAVIFGAILLSVLALLLEPDPLSNSALRQTDVLWIDLVQNVCLGVFAADFVLHLALVEKPGRYLFSFTGLIDASAVLFFFVPQVRSELLLWMFKFGRILRVFKLLKFIDEARVLGQALRGSARTIGVFLFFVVLLQVVLGYSIFVIESARPDSQFQTVASGVYWAIVTMTTVGYGDVVPQTELGRLLASVVMLLGFGIIAIPTGILTVSGVRHHQQRSSELVCSSCGRQGHRRDALHCDFCGASLPSRV; encoded by the coding sequence ATGGGTGCTGAGCGGAGCCTGCGACAACGGCTGCGGGCCACGGTGCTGGAAGCCAACACCCCAGCCGGCAAGACCTACAACGCCGTCATCTTTGGGGCGATTCTGCTGAGTGTTCTGGCATTGCTACTGGAGCCCGACCCCCTAAGCAATTCCGCACTGCGTCAGACAGATGTGCTCTGGATCGATCTTGTGCAGAACGTCTGCCTGGGGGTTTTTGCAGCGGATTTCGTTCTGCATTTGGCTCTGGTGGAGAAGCCTGGCCGTTATCTGTTCAGCTTCACCGGCTTGATTGACGCCTCAGCGGTGCTGTTCTTCTTCGTGCCGCAGGTGCGCAGCGAGCTGCTGCTCTGGATGTTCAAGTTCGGCCGCATTCTGCGGGTGTTCAAGCTGCTCAAGTTCATTGATGAGGCCCGCGTGCTGGGACAGGCGCTGCGGGGCAGTGCACGCACCATTGGCGTCTTCTTGTTCTTTGTCGTTCTGCTGCAGGTGGTGCTCGGCTACAGCATTTTTGTGATCGAGAGCGCCCGGCCTGATTCCCAGTTCCAGACGGTGGCGAGCGGCGTCTACTGGGCGATCGTCACCATGACCACCGTTGGTTATGGCGATGTTGTTCCTCAGACGGAACTGGGGCGACTGTTGGCCTCGGTGGTGATGCTCCTGGGTTTCGGCATCATTGCCATCCCCACCGGAATCCTGACCGTGTCTGGGGTGCGCCATCACCAGCAGCGGTCGTCTGAGCTGGTCTGCAGCAGCTGCGGGCGCCAGGGTCATCGCAGGGATGCCCTTCACTGCGATTTCTGCGGCGCGTCGCTGCCTTCCAGGGTCTGA
- a CDS encoding sulfotransferase domain-containing protein, translated as MWNYERMSLYPKTTMSDLCNFLVLGATKSIIYESIDNNKFSDLLKAELAPDAKKGRASGKLYENHNLSDINARKFRKGKVGGWAEEVDPRDHEKLTNMTKKYYLNLLEICPNSMRKQLFLPEDISKIIG; from the coding sequence ATTTGGAACTATGAGAGGATGTCACTTTATCCCAAAACTACTATGTCGGATCTTTGCAACTTCTTGGTGCTCGGCGCGACTAAATCAATAATATACGAATCGATTGATAATAATAAATTCAGCGATCTTCTAAAGGCGGAATTGGCGCCTGATGCAAAAAAGGGAAGAGCTAGCGGTAAGCTCTATGAAAATCATAACCTCTCTGACATCAATGCAAGAAAATTCAGGAAAGGGAAGGTAGGGGGATGGGCAGAAGAGGTAGACCCGAGGGATCACGAAAAATTGACTAATATGACAAAAAAATACTATTTAAATCTTCTGGAAATTTGTCCCAACTCTATGCGTAAGCAGCTATTTCTTCCCGAAGATATTTCAAAGATCATAGGCTGA
- the kdsA gene encoding 3-deoxy-8-phosphooctulonate synthase has product MAHQIQLGDITFANDRPFALLGGVNVLEDLDFALRCAGHYKNVCGRLNIPLVFKASYDKANRSSIHSFRGPGLNEGLQILQAVKDTHGIPVITDVHSPEEAAAAAKVADIIQLPAFLARQTDLVRAMAETGAMINVKKPQFLSPEQMRNIVDKFRECGNENLLLCERGTNFGYDNLVVDMLGFGVMKRTCDDLPLIFDVTHALQCRDPGGAASGGRRSQVVDLARSGMAVGLAGLFLEAHPDPARARCDGPSALPLDQLEPFLTQVKAIDDLVKAMPDLQIN; this is encoded by the coding sequence GTGGCGCATCAGATCCAACTGGGAGATATCACCTTCGCGAACGACCGCCCCTTCGCCCTGCTGGGTGGTGTGAACGTTCTCGAGGATCTCGACTTCGCCCTGCGTTGCGCCGGCCACTACAAAAACGTCTGCGGAAGGCTGAACATCCCATTGGTGTTCAAGGCGTCGTACGACAAGGCCAACCGCTCCTCCATTCATTCCTTCCGTGGCCCCGGCCTCAACGAAGGGCTGCAGATCCTCCAGGCGGTGAAGGACACCCATGGCATTCCGGTGATTACGGATGTGCACAGCCCTGAAGAGGCCGCTGCCGCAGCCAAGGTCGCCGACATCATCCAGCTGCCGGCTTTTCTGGCCAGGCAGACCGATCTGGTCCGTGCCATGGCGGAAACCGGTGCGATGATCAACGTCAAGAAGCCACAGTTCCTGAGTCCGGAACAGATGCGCAACATCGTGGACAAATTCCGCGAATGCGGGAACGAGAACCTGCTGCTGTGTGAGCGGGGCACCAACTTCGGTTACGACAATCTCGTGGTGGACATGCTGGGGTTCGGCGTGATGAAACGCACCTGCGATGACCTTCCGCTGATCTTCGATGTCACCCACGCCCTGCAGTGCAGGGATCCAGGTGGTGCTGCCTCCGGCGGACGTCGCAGCCAGGTGGTGGACCTAGCCCGCTCTGGCATGGCGGTTGGCCTGGCTGGTTTGTTCCTGGAAGCACACCCAGACCCGGCGCGAGCCCGTTGCGACGGCCCCAGCGCCTTACCCCTTGATCAGCTGGAACCTTTTCTCACGCAGGTGAAAGCCATCGATGATCTGGTGAAGGCCATGCCAGACCTGCAGATCAACTGA
- a CDS encoding glycosyltransferase family 4 protein has protein sequence MEKNFGYENYFLTDIKKAKNQIEPESFLFIIKMPGLNIIDLLVKGKALNCKVIIDITDTVCDIHYKNNDFGINSWILNSLIDLTDAIFVPTAKMRDHLIKHAENSKLSIWRNKVYIIPDIAESMQDSLSLCEYKSETLKDKTAISIAENIKSSLGHTEGKTQIKRVLWFGNAYSPTSNMGISSLIPHLPAIKTLQNKQNFDLVICTNSNADLRTLKSFGIRYNLVEWTLPEIFKQLSLASMSLITTGDDERCMGKSNNRVLFSLINNCPVAVIKHPNNSEFELSVDRSLKSAIQKYLFSKNSKKERTKALNENKTILNRYTIIEITKVYNLVLQNIWLSSLASQEHYPTIPNEKDVVSIICDNLSVGNIKIIISLLNSFIPSYRVNYIHFTPLTENHINHYSSNQIIPHLLKLDDIEKARNFLKNNVSLVISDELNANISKKLFDWTNAINRFSSIATNSSTVSIIKQSSLKEFLIKYYTRSESTKHNNLSRVPENIPGRYQPLDISSSNTDLLFVCGIEAKNWILDGIAKEIGSRSQNSWSIFYCDKVPKHLPKAKNYFFMHQALLKKFVKLRLVDLSQGSNINCWYTHPRDEDKKSIDQFLDIFSKVNKIVFACSKNYDLWISRGLNPIRGCVVLGGFDSARFTAHDRKLSNTIGVCSSFYERKNPELLFNLVSKMRDKKFILLGKNWESYARYEALVGLGNVQYVTAKYEDYPDYYKKFKIFLSTSKLEGGPIPLMEAMACNCFPVVSETGFAKDIISHGSNGFLFETSSTANTVSELIEKAYIMDDIDVSSTVSEYSWDNFSENIYRVVGI, from the coding sequence TTGGAGAAGAATTTCGGTTACGAAAATTATTTCCTTACGGACATAAAAAAAGCAAAAAATCAAATTGAACCAGAATCATTTTTATTCATAATAAAAATGCCAGGTCTTAATATTATTGATTTATTGGTTAAAGGTAAAGCCCTTAATTGCAAAGTTATTATTGATATTACCGACACCGTATGTGATATTCACTACAAGAATAATGACTTCGGAATCAATAGTTGGATTTTAAACTCTTTGATTGATCTCACTGATGCAATATTTGTCCCAACCGCAAAGATGCGTGATCACTTAATTAAACATGCAGAGAATTCAAAGTTGTCTATTTGGCGAAACAAAGTTTACATAATACCGGATATAGCTGAGAGTATGCAAGATTCATTAAGCCTGTGCGAGTATAAGTCAGAAACATTGAAGGATAAAACTGCTATTAGTATTGCTGAAAACATTAAATCTTCGCTTGGGCATACTGAAGGGAAAACTCAAATAAAGCGTGTTTTGTGGTTTGGAAACGCATATTCTCCAACATCAAATATGGGCATATCTAGCTTAATTCCACATCTTCCAGCCATTAAAACACTGCAAAATAAGCAGAACTTTGATTTAGTTATTTGCACAAATTCAAATGCTGATCTTAGAACTTTAAAATCCTTTGGCATTAGATATAACTTAGTTGAATGGACACTTCCTGAAATATTCAAACAACTATCTTTAGCATCAATGTCTTTAATAACAACAGGTGATGACGAGCGCTGTATGGGAAAATCAAACAACAGGGTTTTATTTTCATTAATAAATAATTGTCCTGTAGCTGTAATTAAACATCCAAATAATAGTGAGTTTGAGTTGTCAGTCGATAGGAGCTTGAAGAGCGCAATTCAGAAATATTTATTTTCTAAGAATTCAAAGAAAGAACGTACTAAAGCCTTGAATGAAAATAAGACTATTTTGAATAGATATACAATAATTGAAATTACTAAGGTTTATAATTTAGTCCTTCAAAATATTTGGTTATCGTCTTTGGCTTCTCAAGAACATTATCCAACTATACCAAATGAAAAAGATGTAGTATCAATAATATGCGATAATCTTTCAGTAGGCAATATTAAAATCATTATTTCATTGCTCAATAGCTTTATCCCTTCGTATAGAGTGAATTACATACATTTTACGCCTCTAACGGAAAACCATATAAATCACTACTCCTCAAATCAGATAATTCCCCACCTTTTAAAACTTGATGATATCGAGAAAGCGCGTAATTTTCTTAAAAACAACGTCAGCCTTGTCATAAGTGATGAACTAAATGCTAATATTTCAAAAAAACTTTTTGATTGGACTAACGCCATTAACCGATTTAGTAGTATTGCAACTAACTCATCGACTGTTTCTATAATCAAGCAATCATCGCTAAAAGAATTTCTGATCAAATATTATACCAGATCAGAATCAACTAAACACAATAATCTTAGCAGAGTCCCTGAGAATATTCCCGGCAGATATCAACCATTAGACATCTCATCAAGTAACACTGATCTTTTATTTGTATGTGGAATTGAGGCCAAGAATTGGATTTTAGATGGTATAGCTAAGGAGATAGGTTCGAGATCTCAAAACTCATGGTCAATTTTTTATTGTGATAAAGTTCCTAAACACCTTCCTAAGGCTAAAAATTACTTTTTTATGCATCAGGCATTACTTAAGAAGTTTGTAAAATTGAGATTAGTTGACTTATCACAAGGTAGTAACATCAATTGTTGGTACACACATCCAAGAGATGAAGATAAAAAAAGCATTGATCAATTTCTAGATATTTTCTCAAAAGTAAACAAGATAGTTTTCGCCTGTTCTAAAAACTATGACTTATGGATTTCCAGAGGTCTTAATCCTATTAGAGGATGTGTTGTACTCGGTGGTTTTGATTCAGCGAGATTTACTGCTCACGACCGAAAGCTATCAAACACCATAGGAGTATGCTCATCATTCTATGAACGGAAAAATCCCGAATTACTTTTTAACTTAGTATCTAAAATGAGAGATAAAAAGTTTATTTTACTTGGTAAAAACTGGGAATCATATGCCAGATATGAAGCATTAGTCGGTCTTGGCAATGTTCAATATGTGACTGCTAAATATGAAGACTATCCTGATTATTACAAAAAATTTAAGATATTCTTGAGCACATCAAAATTAGAAGGTGGTCCTATACCCCTTATGGAAGCGATGGCTTGTAACTGCTTTCCAGTTGTCAGCGAGACGGGGTTTGCAAAAGATATTATTAGTCATGGTAGTAATGGGTTTTTGTTTGAGACATCATCAACGGCAAACACAGTTTCTGAATTAATTGAAAAGGCATACATTATGGACGATATTGATGTTAGTTCCACCGTCAGTGAGTATAGTTGGGATAATTTCTCCGAAAACATTTACAGAGTTGTTGGAATATGA
- a CDS encoding NAD-dependent epimerase/dehydratase family protein — protein MQIIITGAAGFIGLRLAKALIAQNHEVVGLDNFQPQVHGEKPQKNFDFPIHECDIRDLDALIEIFQQHKFDIVYHLAAETGTGQSFDEPSRYVDVNVRGTTNLFEALRASGHTSGKIILSGSRAIYGEGLYINSLGEPKKAKSRSSECMKRGDFKVYGECGTLLQAKATPENFFPKPDSVYASTKLMQELLLKNLCSNMDWNILRFQNVYGPGQSLNNPYTGVLSIFCSQIKDGKTLEIYEDGEIFRDFIYIDDVVRSLVAAINASSGEIINIGSGISTSIIDIVNILCRLAEEKGFHPEYKITGKFRDGDIRFAQADITKAFQSLNSWEPKIPLEVGLRNLVDWSL, from the coding sequence ATGCAAATTATAATCACAGGGGCAGCAGGCTTCATTGGATTGCGCCTTGCAAAAGCGTTGATTGCGCAAAATCACGAAGTTGTCGGACTTGACAACTTCCAGCCGCAAGTCCACGGAGAAAAGCCTCAGAAGAATTTCGACTTTCCAATTCACGAATGTGATATTCGAGATTTAGATGCCTTGATAGAAATTTTTCAACAGCATAAATTTGATATTGTTTATCATTTGGCAGCAGAGACAGGAACAGGACAGTCATTTGACGAACCATCTAGATACGTTGATGTAAATGTACGTGGTACTACAAATCTTTTTGAGGCTCTAAGAGCTAGTGGTCATACTTCTGGAAAGATTATTCTTTCAGGCAGCCGGGCTATCTATGGTGAGGGACTTTATATCAATTCTCTTGGTGAACCCAAGAAAGCAAAGTCTAGGTCGTCAGAATGTATGAAAAGAGGTGACTTTAAAGTTTATGGCGAGTGTGGAACTTTATTGCAAGCTAAAGCAACACCGGAAAATTTCTTTCCTAAACCAGATTCTGTTTATGCAAGCACAAAACTCATGCAAGAGCTTCTACTTAAAAACCTGTGTTCCAATATGGATTGGAATATTCTACGCTTTCAGAATGTTTACGGCCCTGGGCAGTCGTTAAACAACCCCTACACCGGTGTACTATCTATATTTTGTTCTCAGATTAAGGATGGAAAAACCCTGGAAATATATGAAGATGGTGAAATTTTTCGTGACTTTATTTATATCGATGACGTAGTTAGATCATTGGTTGCTGCCATAAATGCATCATCTGGCGAAATTATTAACATAGGCTCAGGTATTTCCACCTCAATCATTGATATCGTGAATATATTGTGTCGGCTAGCTGAGGAAAAAGGATTCCACCCAGAATACAAAATTACCGGTAAATTCAGAGATGGTGATATTAGATTTGCCCAAGCTGATATAACAAAAGCATTTCAAAGTTTAAACAGCTGGGAGCCGAAAATACCTCTTGAGGTGGGATTGAGAAATCTTGTTGATTGGAGTCTTTAA
- the rnc gene encoding ribonuclease III, translated as MDPSRAAELTDLIQRLDAEIPIEPELLILVDQAMTHVSSGRDRNLERLEFLGDAVLRLAATEFIDRHHADLTVGACSNLRAQLVSDRWLADVGEALGIEEHLLLGRHAQGDRSARSRLRADATEALIGALYTALGNLKAIHRWLTPHWSATTQAVLATPHQFGGKTTLQEWSQGQGLGLPRYATEECSRQHGDPERFRCQVSIQGRNLAEAKGRSRKEAEQNAATAALQALEGSDAPQKSQ; from the coding sequence GTGGATCCATCCCGCGCCGCAGAACTCACCGACCTGATCCAGCGCCTCGATGCTGAGATCCCGATCGAACCGGAGCTCCTGATTCTGGTGGATCAGGCAATGACCCACGTCTCGAGCGGCCGAGACCGGAACCTGGAACGGCTCGAGTTCCTTGGTGATGCGGTGCTGCGGCTTGCCGCCACCGAATTCATTGATCGCCACCACGCCGATCTCACGGTGGGTGCCTGCTCCAACCTTAGAGCCCAGCTGGTAAGCGACCGCTGGCTGGCTGACGTGGGTGAAGCTCTTGGCATCGAGGAGCACCTGCTGCTGGGGCGGCACGCCCAGGGGGATCGTTCCGCACGATCCAGGCTGCGGGCCGATGCCACCGAAGCTCTGATCGGTGCGTTGTACACCGCCCTAGGCAACCTCAAGGCGATTCACCGCTGGCTGACCCCCCACTGGTCTGCCACCACCCAAGCGGTGCTGGCGACTCCCCATCAGTTCGGCGGTAAAACAACACTGCAGGAGTGGAGCCAGGGCCAGGGCCTCGGCCTGCCCCGCTACGCCACCGAGGAATGCAGCCGCCAGCACGGCGACCCCGAACGCTTCCGCTGCCAGGTGAGCATCCAAGGCAGGAATCTGGCGGAAGCCAAAGGCAGATCCCGCAAGGAGGCCGAGCAGAACGCGGCAACAGCCGCCCTTCAGGCCCTGGAAGGCAGCGACGCGCCGCAGAAATCGCAGTGA